From a single Aspergillus puulaauensis MK2 DNA, chromosome 2, nearly complete sequence genomic region:
- a CDS encoding uncharacterized protein (COG:S;~EggNog:ENOG410PNBP;~InterPro:IPR036864,IPR007219,IPR001138;~PFAM:PF00172,PF04082;~TransMembrane:1 (o633-657i);~go_function: GO:0000981 - DNA-binding transcription factor activity, RNA polymerase II-specific [Evidence IEA];~go_function: GO:0003677 - DNA binding [Evidence IEA];~go_function: GO:0008270 - zinc ion binding [Evidence IEA];~go_process: GO:0006351 - transcription, DNA-templated [Evidence IEA];~go_process: GO:0006355 - regulation of transcription, DNA-templated [Evidence IEA]): MPPKAAAESKRRSTPRRKVALACDSCREKKIRCDGNKPICGPCTRRAYRIDQCVYSSDNARSASRDEYFQTLCQRIRGLEDACLRAGVSIDSSDPQTRCELRDPSRHGRDPAEDSPQPVETAGLNPVTPGHPVPNGQSDRANSQSGSVEETAESTQNAAYESPLFDDGGGHITGMGQITALDDGARRQSSRFQFYGSSSTASLMRFAWQSMPSQPVNSSCPERMSSTLQDTFTEYRFDDFALPPRTLADHLVGCFFSHVYTLYPFFDRPAFEAAYRNLWRAEDEAAVPLTDLRIGLGSAAESGPRSILFHCALNYIFALGCQFADIAPEEVEHVANSFFLRGKRFIGLDLLDINTLGVVQTLLITALFLQSSPYPSRCWHSVGVACRVALGLGLHESDTLATLTPLESDIRRRTWHGCVMMDVTLSMTYGRPTMTTHLAPLPPPDGFDTSRPDGPSNWTLMAFYTEAIKLYGILDRILSDVYSAWRGRSCQGQSQSPTRSLGGLDVVLEIERQLTLFEANLPSFLKWNSGMHSDRGLGQAISQQRNVLHARYVHLHLLLHRPIFTQLYSERVRERESTGESNSQESPAAQNLATRRTLYSSMATKSATACVMAAIDLTHLVHETYHTNATDAWWYNGFYVSTAAIVLLMSFSAPSMLRPSAMDKAREAWREATSVLESMATVSVSASNTLRFLRAAYRQAVSGYGDVQQTEAGDRAANSNCNSASFQLHLNDMGQTHDPFDHPDHDLMQVPFFNWEEYVANMGQGQGQGLDDLGFLTRLDFPDTLS, encoded by the exons ATGCCACCAAAAGCTGCCGCTGAGTCGAAGCGTCGCAGTACTCCGCGAAGAAAGGTTGCTCTGGCCTGCGACTCGTgcagagagaagaagatccggtGCGATGGGAACAAGCCCATCTGTGGGCCATGCACCAGACGGGCGTATCGGATCGACCAGTGCGTCTACAGCTCGGATAACGCCCGGTCTGCCAGCAGAGACGA ATATTTTCAGACCCTTTGTCAGCGAATCAGAGGACTGGAAGACGCCTGTTTGAGGGCCGGGGTCTCTATCGACTCATCGGATCCCCAGACTCGATGTGAACTCAGAGATCCCAGCAGACACGGTAGAGACCCAGCTGAGGACAGTCCACAACCTGTCGAGACTGCTGGACTAAATCCAGTCACACCGGGGCATCCGGTGCCAAACGGACAGAGTGACAGGGCAAATAGCCAGTCTGGATCCGTAGAAGAGACTGCGGAGAGTACCCAAAATGCAGCCTACGAATCGCCGTTGTTCGACGATGGGGGAGGCCACATTACGGGCATGGGCCAGATTACAGCCCTGGACGATGGAGCCAGGCGCCAGTCGTCTCGATTTCAATTCTATGGCAGTTCTTCCACAGCCTCGCTCATGCGGTTTGCCTGGCAGTCGATGCCTTCGCAGCCAGTGAATTCTTCGTGCCCCGAACGTATGTCCAGTACTCTCCAGGATACTTTCACTGAGTACCGGTTCGACGATTTTGCGCTGCCACCGCGCACACTGGCAGACCACCTCGTCGGCTGCTTTTTCAGCCACGTCTACACCCTCTATCCATTCTTCGACCGTCCCGCATTTGAAGCGGCATATAGAAATCTGTGGCGTGCTGAGGATGAGGCGGCGGTCCCTCTCACAGACCTGAGAATTGGACTGGGTTCAGCCGCAGAATCTGGGCCTAGATCAATCCTCTTCCATTGTGCATTAAATTATATCTTTGCCTTGGGCTGTCAGTTTGCGGATATTGCCCCGGAGGAAGTCGAGCACGTTGCGAACTCCTTCTTCCTTCGAGGGAAGCGGTTTATTGGACTCGATTTGCTTGACATCAATACCCTTGGTGTGGTTCAGACTTTACTGATCACGGCACTTTTTCTGCAGAGCTCTCCCTATcccagccgctgctggcaTTCCGTCGGGGTTGCTTGCAGGGTTGCCCTGGGCCTAGGACTGCATGAGTCGGATACCCTTGCCACCTTGACGCCTTTGGAGTCTGATATTCGGCGCCGAACCTGGCATGGCTGTGTGATGATGGATGT CACTCTGAGCATGACATATGGCAGACCAACCATGACGACTCATCTggctcctcttccccctccgGATGGTTTCGATACCTCCCGTCCAGACGGGCCCAGTAACTGGACACTGATGGCATTCTATACTGAGGCCATTAAGCTTTACGGTATCCTAGACAGAATACTATCTGATGTATACTCCGCTTGGCGTGGCCGGTCATGCCAGGGTCAATCACAGTCCCCGACGAGGAGCCTGGGAGGCCTAGACGTCGTCCTTGAGATCGAACGACAACTCACTCTATTCGAGGCCAATCTTCCGTCGTTCCTTAAGTGGAACTCGGGCATGCATTCAGATAGAGGCCTGGGTCAGGCAATTTCTCAGCAGAGAAATGTTCTTCATGCGAG ATACGTGCATCTCCACCTCCTTCTACATCGTCCTATCTTCACCCAGCTGTACTCGGAACGAGTACGCGAGCGCGAGTCCACAGGTGAGAGCAACTCACAAGAGAGCCCGGCTGCTCAGAACCTCGCAACTCGGCGCACCTTGTACTCGTCTATGGCTACCAAGTCTGCAACGGCCTGCGTGATGGCAGCGATTGACCTCACGCACCTCGTCCACGAGACCTACCACACCAATGCGACTGATGCATGGTGGTACAATGGATTCT ATGTGTCAACCGCCGCAATAGTCCTCCTCATGTCCTTCTCCGCCCCGTCAATGCTCCGTCCATCCGCCATGGATAAAGCCCGAGAAGCCTGGAGAGAAGCAACAAGCGTTCTAGAGTCCATGGCTACAGTGAGCGTGTCCGCAAGCAACACACTCCGATTCCTCCGTGCTGCGTATCGCCAGGCGGTTTCCGGTTATGGTGACGTCCAACAAACAGAAGCAGGGGATCGCGCTGCCAATTCTAATTGTAATTCTGCTTCGTTTCAGTTGCATCTGAATGACATGGGCCAAACTCATGATCCGTTTGATCACCCAGATCATGACCTAATGCAAGTGCCGTTTTTCAATTGGGAGGAATATGTGGCGAATATGGGACAAGGGCAGGGACAGGGGCTGGATGATTTAGGGTTCTTGACGAGGCTCGACTTTCCTGATACTTTAAGTTAA
- a CDS encoding cytochrome P450 (COG:Q;~EggNog:ENOG410PKMD;~InterPro:IPR001128,IPR017972,IPR002401,IPR036396;~PFAM:PF00067;~TransMembrane:1 (o12-31i);~go_function: GO:0005506 - iron ion binding [Evidence IEA];~go_function: GO:0016705 - oxidoreductase activity, acting on paired donors, with incorporation or reduction of molecular oxygen [Evidence IEA];~go_function: GO:0020037 - heme binding [Evidence IEA];~go_process: GO:0055114 - oxidation-reduction process [Evidence IEA]), with translation MGSIFAAAEAYPISATIVAIAACLVTIALTIREVFTPVGKRRPPPGKTWKLPHGPRGVPILGNLLLLRRARDDQDFKLHSDLAKYGEMTTLHLGSKTWVLLNSKRVVSEVIAKRGALTNGRSPMPIASGIVSRNARSLLLPPSGWTEKRRVMHSLLSGTALKQYGSWQELESTQMLAEYLFQPERWYRHHYRYANSVVHRIALGERLTKTGRELADLQDVVTHFVGSIGSSLVDWFPELDRLPRVLQPWRKYWERLGDWNEEVYRAWWIPVREKVEQGTAPPSWVRDVLLHPDTKFTGDDQEAMYVALQLLEAGSDTTREALNIFAMAALCYPDKFQKARAEVDHICNSGGNARLPGIGDLEQMPYICAMIKELLRWRPIFPFTPDHVLTSDMEFEGYHFPAGVGFVINEIPVCNECDDPEEFKPERWLDGHEADPAHGLWQFGGGRRICVGYRLAFRGLFINVARLVFCYDYAAAGSYDPNRLNHHRTDEPFPVKVTPRSEQHVGLILDEAALLQVLDDAKRI, from the exons ATGGGCAGCATATTCGCAGCTGCCGAAGCATATCCAATCAGCGCGACCATCGTAGCCATAGCAGCATGCCTAGTGACAATCGCCCTCACCATTCGAGAGGTATTCACCCCAGTTGGGAAACGGAGACCACCCCCTGGGAAGACATGGAAACTCCCTCATGGCCCTCGAGGGGTCCCAATACTCGGCAACCTCCTTCTACTTCGCAGGGCACGCGATGATCAAGACTTTAAACTG CACAGCGACCTCGCCAAATACGGCGAGATGACTACTCTCCACCTCGGATCAAAGACCTGGGTTCTGCTCAATAGCAAACGCGTTGTCAGTGAAGTCATCGCTAAACGCGGCGCCCTCACAAATGGCAGGAGTCCCATGCCTATTGCCAGTGGGATTGTGAGCCGCAACGCACGttccctcctccttccccccTCGGGGTGGACAGAGAAACGACGGGTGATGCACTCGCTGCTTAGCGGGACTGCATTGAAGCAGTACGGATCGTGGCAGGAGCTCGAAAGCACGCAGATGCTTGCAGAGTACCTGTTCCAGCCGGAGAGGTGGTACCGCCATCATTATCGCTACGCAAACTCCGTCGTGCATCGCATTGCACTCGGGGAGCGACTGACCAAGACGGGGAGAGAGCTGGCTGATCTACAAGATGTCGTCACGCACTTCGTTGGCAGCATCGGCTCCAGCCTGGTTGACTGGTTTCCTGAACTTGATAGGCTTCCCCGTGTTCTCCAGCCATGGCGGAAGTACTGGGAGAGGCTTGGTGACTGGAACGAGGAGGTCTACAGAGCGTGGTGGATTCCGGTCAGGGAAAAGGTAGAGCAGGGCACAGCGCCTCCGTCTTGGGTTCGTGATGTCCTTCTGCACCCAGACACCAAGTTTACCGGCGACGACCAGGAGGCCATGTATGTCGCTCTGCAACTTCTCGAGGCGGGGTCCGATACGACCAGAGAGGCATTGAACATCTTCGCAATGGCGGCCCTTTGCTATCCTGACAAGTTCCAGAAAGCGAGGGCAGAGGTGGATCATATATGTAACTCTGGAGGAAATGCCCGTCTGCCAGGGATTGGTGACCTCGAGCAAATGCCCTACATCTGCGCGATGATCAAGGAGCTCCTGCGCTGGAGGCCTATTTTCCCCTTTACCCCGGACCATGTGCTCACGTCCGACATGGAGTTTGAGGGTTATCATTTCCCGGCAGGCGTTGGGTTTGTGATCAACGAGATCCCAGTGTGCAACGAATGCGACGACCCAGAGGAGTTTAAGCCCGAGCGATGGCTGGACGGGCATGAGGCCGACCCAGCACATGGGCTTTGGCAGTTTGGCGGAGGTCGTCGTATTTGCGTTGGGTATAGACTGGCGTTCAGGGGACTGTTCATCAATGTGGCACGTTTAGTGTTTTGCTACGACTATGCAGCA GCTGGGTCATACGACCCAAACCGCTTGAACCACCACAGAACCGACGAGCCTTTCCCGGTCAAGGTGACTCCTAGGAGTGAGCAACACGTCGGCTTAATCTTGGACGAAGCAGCCTTACTGCAGGTTCTGGACGACGCAAAGCGGATATAA
- a CDS encoding sterol desaturase family protein (COG:I;~EggNog:ENOG410PSVU;~InterPro:IPR006694;~PFAM:PF04116;~TransMembrane:3 (o29-50i71-95o115-133i);~go_function: GO:0005506 - iron ion binding [Evidence IEA];~go_function: GO:0016491 - oxidoreductase activity [Evidence IEA];~go_process: GO:0008610 - lipid biosynthetic process [Evidence IEA];~go_process: GO:0055114 - oxidation-reduction process [Evidence IEA]) encodes MDLHYKLQAAWDHIITTYKPGTIELTGSIITQIVGFIIPATLYMFIDTVFPKFSQRHKIQDARRQPTRQQILHCVKVTLFNHVWVVALHGMLVWFAGLDHATLNLDPIVPPWTEFIVDFAFGLLAREVSFYYIHRALHHPRIYVYIHKMHHKYITPVAFAAEYAHPVEHILANVLPVSLPLYLKGAHFLSIMGFVTFELWEAAADHSGYDLLKLPPAELHDLHHEKFRVNYGTIGLMDWIHGTDVVGWDRPKVKKAE; translated from the coding sequence ATGGATCTCCACTACAAGCTGCAGGCCGCCTGGGACCATATCATAACAACCTACAAGCCAGGCACAATCGAACTGACGGGCTCAATTATCACTCAAATCGtcggcttcatcatcccagCAACGCTATACATGTTCATCGACACTGTATTTCCAAAATTCTCCCAGCGCCACAAAATCCAAGATGCCCGCCGACAACCAACTCGCCAGCAAATCCTGCACTGTGTCAAAGTGACTCTGTTCAACCACGTCTGGGTAGTAGCCCTCCATGGCATGCTGGTCTGGTTCGCTGGCCTGGACCACGCGACTCTGAATCTAGATCCAATCGTGCCCCCTTGGACAGAGTTTATCGTGGACTTCGCTTTCGGTCTCCTAGCAAGGGAAGTCTCGTTCTACTACATCCACCGCGCTCTGCACCACCCGAGAATCTATGTCTATATCCACAAAATGCACCACAAGTACATCACGCCCGTGGCATTCGCAGCCGAGTACGCACACCCGGTCGAGCATATCCTCGCAAACGTCCTACCGGTTTCACTGCCTTTATATCTAAAAGGTGCGCACTTCCTGTCTATCATGGGCTTTGTGACCTTTGAGCTAtgggaggctgcggcggaccATAGCGGGTATGACCTTTTGAAATTGCCGCCGGCCGAACTGCACGATTTGCACCATGAGAAATTCCGCGTTAATTATGGGACTATTGGGTTGATGGACTGGATTCATGGGACGGATGTTGTGGGGTGGGATAGgccgaaggtgaagaaggctgaATGA
- a CDS encoding aldo/keto reductase (COG:C;~EggNog:ENOG410PJ9A;~InterPro:IPR023210,IPR036812;~PFAM:PF00248), producing the protein MSIFAPAPKPPSLLGYHRVLSPTAGVKVSPLCLGAMNFGDAWKEFMGECNKEQTFALLDAFYEAGGNFIDTANNYQYEESETWIGEWLQKRGNRDQLVIATKYTTGFRNNHRDTEPIQSNFVGNSFKSMHVSVKNSLKKLQTDYIDILYLHWWDFTTSIEEVMHGLNSLITSGKVLYLGISDTPAWVVVKANDYARANGLRPFSVYQGKWNAGYRDMEREIIPMCRDQGMGIAPWGPLGGGKFKTAEARKAAQGDSSNRGAQLSETDVKISDALEKVAKKKGGTLHAVALSYVMHKAPYVFPIVGQRKVEHLKANIEALSISLSSEELAEIDAAADFDVGFPMNFIFRDYSTINTASDVFLTQATAHIDVPPHAPPVQNRQSL; encoded by the exons ATGTCTATTTTTGCTCCCGCTCCAAAACCCCCCAGCCTTCTTGGCTACCACCGGGTCCTCTCGCCCACGGCCGGCGTGAAGGTGTCCCCGCTATGTCTTGGGGCTATGAACTTTGGTGATGCCTG GAAAGAGTTCATGGGCGAGTGCAACAAGGAGCAGACCTTTGCCCTCCTTGATGCCTTCTACGAAGCAGGTGGCAATTTCATCGATAC GGCAAACAACTATCAGTATGAAGAGAGCGAAACCTGGATCGGCGAGTGGCTGCAAAAGCGCGGAAACCGGGACCAGCTGGT AATCGCGACAAAATACACAACCGGCttccgcaacaaccaccgcgACACAGAACCCATCCAGTCCAACTTCGTCGGCAATTCATTCAAATCCATGCACGTCTCCGTCAAGAACAGCCTCAAGAAGCTGCAGACCGACTACATCGACATCCTCTACCTGCACTGGTGGGACTTCACCACCTCCATCGAGGAAGTCATGCACggcctcaacagcctcatcaCCTCAGGGAAAGTCCTGTACCTCGGTATCTCAGACACGCCCGCCTGGGTCGTCGTCAAGGCGAACGACTACGCGCGCGCAAACGGCCTGCGCCCGTTCTCGGTGTACCAGGGGAAGTGGAACGCCGGGTATCGCGAtatggagagggagattATCCCCATGTGTCGGGACCaggggatggggattgcGCCGTGGGGACCGCTGGGTGGGGGAAAGTTCAAGACTGCTGAGGCGAGGAAGGCTGCGCAGGGGGATTCGAGTAACAGGGGGGCGCAGCTGAGTGAGACGGATGTGAAGATTTCGGATGCTTTGGAGAAggttgcgaagaagaagggggggACACTGCATGCTGTG GCACTCTCATACGTGATGCACAAGGCGCCCTATGTATTCCCCATTGTTGGCCAGCGCAAGGTGGAGCATCTCAAGGCAAATATTGAGGCTTTGAGTATCAGTCTTTCCAGCGAGGAGCTGGCTGAGATTGACGCCGCAGCGGACTTTGATGTTGGATTCCCCAtgaacttcatcttcaggGACTACTCGACCATCAACACTGCGTCGGATGTCTTCCTGACCCAGGCGACTGCTCATATCGATGTGCCTCCGCATGCTCCACCTGTCCAGAACAGACAGAGTTTGTAG
- a CDS encoding amidohydrolase family protein (COG:S;~EggNog:ENOG410PP0G;~InterPro:IPR006680,IPR032466,IPR032465;~PFAM:PF04909;~SECRETED:SignalP(1-20);~go_function: GO:0016787 - hydrolase activity [Evidence IEA];~go_function: GO:0016831 - carboxy-lyase activity [Evidence IEA]) — protein MLAILLSFVALLLLVHLSNTSHHSTMTERALDWLRDKAVGWSHSPPVNKIDTHHHCVPPFYAKAVEDQGGDPSGWPTPHWSPLASKLLMKRVGVQIAVLSVTAPGACILPDRQGRAQLARQMNEYSADLRNKEPERFAFFVSLPNILDTQDALAEIAYGLDTLHADGVTLFTRYGSSNTYLGHPDIEPIWAELNRRGCVVFIHPTHPVDTNPVNPKLPQPAIDYPHETTRTAMDMITNGTRLKYPDCKVILSHAGGALPYLISRVTTPMKKAPDFAVSHRMGTTHDKAMEAFRSFYFDLALSSAPQVLDMLLKMVPHEHILYGSDFPYAPVTAYPAFLEELEGYEMDQKLRNMINYGNALKLFPRLVKMRGSEL, from the exons ATGCTAGCCATACTCCTGTCCTTTGTCGCACTTCTCCTGCTCGTTCACCTTAGCAACACTAGCCACCACAGCACAATGACCGAGCGCGCCCTTGACTGGCTCCGGGACAAGGCTGTTGGGTGGAGCCACAGCCCCCCAGTGAACAAGATCGATACCCACCACCACTGCGTCCCTCCATTCTACGCCAAGG CAGTCGAAGACCAAGGAGGCGACCCCAGCGGCTGGCCAACGCCTCACTGGAGCCCGCTCGCGTCGAAGCTGCTGATGAAGCGCGTTGGCGTGCAGATCGCTGTCCTCTCCGTGACAGCCCCAGGAGCATGCATTCTCCCAGATCGTCAAGGCCGAGCCCAGCTCGCACGCCAGATGAACGAATACTCCGCAGACCTGCGCAATAAAGAGCCCGAGCGGTTCGCCTTTTTCGTATCGCTGCCCAATATTCTGGACACGCAGGACGCCCTCGCCGAGATCGCATACGGGCTGGATACCCTGCATGCTGATGGAGTCACGCTATTCACCCGCTATGGCTCGTCGAATACGTACCTCGGCCATCCAGACATAGAGCCCATCTGGGCAGAGCTAAATAGGCGAGGATGtgtcgtcttcatccaccCCACGCACCCGGTCGATACGAACCCTGTTAATCCCAAACTCCCACAGCCGGCCATCGACTATCCGCATGAAACTACCCGTACGGCAATGGACATGATCACGAATGGTACCAGGCTCAAGTACCCAGACTGCAAGGTCATACTATCCCACGCAGGCGGAGCCCTCCCGTACCTAATCTCGCGGGTGACAACGCCCATGAAGAAAGCTCCGGACTTTGCAGTCTCGCACCGTATGGGCACAACGCATGATAAAGCCATGGAAGCGTTTCGCAGTTTCTACTTTGATCTGGCGTTGAGTTCGGCGCCGCAGGTGCTGGATATGCTCTTGAAGATGGTTCCGCATGAGCATATCCTGTATGGGAGTGACTTTCCGTATGCGCCGGTTACGGCGTATCCGGCGTTtttggaggagttggaggggtATGAGATGGATCAAAAGTTGAGGAATATGATTAATTATGGGAATGCGCTGAAGCTGTTTCCGCGGTTGGTGAAGATGAGAGGGAGTGAGTTGTAG
- a CDS encoding alpha/beta hydrolase (CAZy:CE10;~COG:I;~EggNog:ENOG410PR6J;~InterPro:IPR029058,IPR013094;~PFAM:PF10340,PF07859;~go_function: GO:0016787 - hydrolase activity [Evidence IEA]) produces MPAFAEWRFLSTLIFYVLPSAAFRIPGAIIRAGFKRLPLAPAIWNGFAGALMVKTPPEQLQAMLPSTIDVYDAWVLSHGASRAVDILPADNATRLLWLGPRKSDKVVLFFHGGGYVMPLAKGHLDWMAYIRIEAANAGIELSVCILEYDLVPTNPYPRQMTQGIFALNHLLDNGYRPSDIVFGGDSAGGHLSLGLMAHLHRQYPSQSAENGFDLNGPVKGCFLVSPLSSFNFSTPSYKRWFSADVLSREVVEKWGLYLVEYSPWNDEICAGNGWGMALDVPESWWDSLKAVDRILVTGGYEEVFSDHVQQLGRMLKRKSQGEVALYMANEAHDGPLMDFSAGRPPSVTTRAIADFVIACLK; encoded by the exons ATGCCCGCCTTCGCGGAGTGGCGTTTTCTATCTACCCTCATCTTCTATGTCCTGCCATCAGCAGCATTCAGAATCCCAGGCGCTATTATCCGTGCAGGGTTCAAAAGACTACCTCTAGCCCCGGCCATATGGAATGGGTTTGCTGGTGCGCTGATGGTCAAAACTCCCCCAGAGCAGCTGCAGGCAATGCTGCCATCCACTATCGACGTATATGATGCATGGGTCTTGTCTCATGGAGCCAGCCGTGCGGTGGATATCTTGCCTGCTGATAATGCCACTCGCCTGCTCTGGCTAGGACCAAGAAAGTCGGATAAAGttgttcttttcttccacg GTGGTGGATATGTGATGCCGCTTGCTAAAGGACACCTGGACTGGATGGCATATATCAGGATCGAGGCAGCCAATGCTGGAATAGAGCTGAGCGTGTGCATCCTGGAGTACG ACCTGGTTCCGACAAACCCATATCCCAGACAAATGACCCAGGGAATTTTCGCACTGAACCATCTATTGGATAACGGATATAGACCATCTGAT ATTGTCTTCGGTGGCGACTCTGCAGGCGGCCACCTGTCGCTTGGCCTCATGGCTCATCTCCACCGCCAGTATCCATCTCAGTCTGCAGAGAATGGTTTCGACCTAAACGGCCCAGTCAAAGGGTGTTTCCTTGTGTCGCCGCTATCATCCTTCAACTTTAGTACGCCCTCCTACAAAAGATGGTTTAGTGCCGATGTTCTTAGTAGGGAAGTCGTGGAAAAATGGGGACTCTATCTTGTCGAGTATTCTCCCTGGAACGACGAGATCTGTGCTGGGAATGGCTGGGGAATGGCCCTCGATGTTCCGGAAAGCTGGTGGGACAGTCTCAAGGCTGTGGATCGTATTCTCGTGACTGGTGGCTACGAGGAGGTCTTCAGCGACCATGTCCAGCAGCTGGGCAGGATGCTGAAGAGAAAGAGTCAGGGCGAGGTTGCCCTGTACATGGCAAACGAAGCGCACGATGGGCCATTGATGGATTTCTCAGCTGGAAGGCCTCCCAGTGTAACGACAAGGGCAATTGCAGACTTCGTTATAGCTTGTTTGAAGTAA